The DNA sequence TAAGGTAACAGCCAGAAAGGTTTTCCCAGTTCCTGCTGGACCGATGCCAAAGACGACATCGTGATTCTTGACACTATCCACATAAACCTTTTGCCCCAGAGTTTTAACGCGGATAGGCTTACCATAATTATCCTTGATGATTTCTTCTTCATAGAGGGCGACAAACTGATCAATCGTTCCATTTTGGGCCATACTCAGGGCAGTAACAACATCGGAAGTATTGATCAGCATGCCTCGGTCCACCAAGACTAAGAGAGCCTCAATGGTCAAGCGGGCAATCTCCAAAGATTCCTCATCATCACTGAGAATCTGCACCACTTCAGTTCTGGCATGGATAACCACGCCTGCATTTTCTTCAATCAATTTCAGATGACGCTCATTGCTACCGAAAAGAGCCATCAAATCATCGGGATGTTTTAAATTAATATCAACAGAATAGTCCTGCAAATAGGCTGCCTCTTTCTTTGCTTACTGTAATCCCATTATAACTTATTTGACTAGAAAAATCATGCTGGAAAGAAAGGCTAGTTAAGACCTGCCTAGGTTTTTGCTAGCTAAAAAATGACTGCTCTGGGAAGGTGCGGCTAAATACTGGTTAAGTAGAGGTCACAAATAGGTTTGTCTTTACTTTCTCCTTTATAGTAACGCCTAGTGAGCCAAATAGTCTTCCCAAATCTTATCAAAATCGCCTAGGTTAAAGCTAAAGCTGGCGTAGTCCTCTAAGTAGCGGCTGACTTCTTCAAAATTATCGGTATGCTTGGGAAAGGTGCTGTCGTTGAAGGCCAGATCTGCCAGCAAGGCTGCTGGTTCCTGAGACTTGGGATTGCGCTGGGTCATCAGCCAGGTATAAAAAGATTTTCTCATTGCTATTGCACTCCTGTATATTTATTTTTCAAAAAGATTTTTTATCCTACTTAATACAGCCCATAATGACTTATACCAAATTGAATAATCTTTCCAATTTTCTACTACTAGTTTGAAAACAGTTACTACAAAATAATTTATAGCAAAGTATGTGACATATATTGCTATAATAATTAAAATGGAGTATACTCCTTCATTTAAATTTAACATTACCGAGGATATAAAGTTCTTAAACTGTGGAAAAAGTAAGGCTGTAATACTCATAGTTGATGACAAAAAGCCAATTACTGATACTGGGATAAGCATTTTCTTAAGGAAATGCTTATGTTTATCAAAAGAAACTAATACTCTTTTAATTTTTATCTCAATGGTTCCATTTTTTTCACTTACGGTCTCTAAAAAAATTATTGCAAAATAAGTTAAGACTGTAAGAAATTCCATATATGCAACTACCTGTATAGTAAAATCTCCATTAATGTTTATACCAGTTTTTTTCAGGATTCCTTCAAAAATATGACTGTATATAGCTGAAATTACTGGCATACTAAAATAAATAAGTACCGGAATATTCACTGTGGAACGAAGAAAATCATTTACCAAAACTTGATTTTTTTTACTAAGTCTAGAAATGATAGGTAGCAAAAAAACAGCCAATAAGACTATCGGATAAGTTAGTATAAAAATAACAAACGGAATTACTAAGAGAACGCCCAATATAATTTCGATAATGCTCATTTTCGCTATACTTCCCTTCTTCTCATTGCCAATGCTCCTTTAAAAATTTATGACGGAACCCACCAGATGGAACCTTCGTATAAAAACTTCTGATCCTTGCTCTCAGCTAGGTAGATCGGCTCTTTACTTGCGTTTTTTCTATTATAACACAAGAAAAAGCTCAGCCAGAAAACCAGCTTGACTCCTATCAATTGATGATTCGTTTTTAAAAAGAAACCTTACGGCTTCTCTTAATTTTTATTTGGACCGGCGAGTGTGACTAGCATGGTTGGTGCGAGTTACGGCAGTTCGCTTACCGTAATCCCCGTAGCTGCCATAACTACCATAGTTGCCATAGTTTTCTGATTTTTCATCCACCTTATTGAGAATAACACCGAGGAATTGAGCTCCGCTCTTTTCCATCTGCTCAATAGCCTTTTTCACAAAGCGGCTGCGAATGACTCCTGCTTCAGTAATAAGGACGGAAGCATCACAGTCTTGGGCAATAATAGCAGCATCGACAACCTTCCCAATC is a window from the Streptococcus criceti HS-6 genome containing:
- a CDS encoding YozE family protein; translation: MRKSFYTWLMTQRNPKSQEPAALLADLAFNDSTFPKHTDNFEEVSRYLEDYASFSFNLGDFDKIWEDYLAH